One region of Salvia miltiorrhiza cultivar Shanhuang (shh) chromosome 3, IMPLAD_Smil_shh, whole genome shotgun sequence genomic DNA includes:
- the LOC131018097 gene encoding uncharacterized protein LOC131018097 has translation MADKRKKATLTEIERNNVAQWLLQNSKDFKLRYDAKKEAAAMFNIDVRTVWRLWTAARAQKMMGRPVQLVSMKKGSTHSDKKVIDVEKVKQLSVLERSTIRKMANKLEVSKSLVGVWIKEKKIRAHTNAIKPLLTQQNRLSRLTWSLSQLSAISANGRIKFQPMYNTIHIDEKWFYLTKTSDRYYLLPDEIEPYRACKSKRFIEKIMFICVVSRPQYDNEGKMIFDGKFGIFPFTTVVPAVRNNKNRMRGTIKTVSGTTVSGSKAQDGKDKASKWVAVKTSENVGEDSVIGAVSPKTKGGNNKSGDSSVESPVVPRSIGDGNRSGDSSVESPAEQREVRICS, from the coding sequence ATGGCAGACAAACGAAAAAAGGCCACCTTGACAGAAATTGAGAGAAACAACGTTGCACAATGGCTTCTCCAAAACAGCAAGGACTTCAAGCTTCGGTACGACGCGAAGAAAGAGGCAGCAGCTATGTTCAACATCGATGTGAGGACGGTTTGGCGACTGTGGACAGCAGCACGCGCACAAAAAATGATGGGAAGACCTGTACAACTCGTTTCAATGAAGAAGGGATCAACACATAGCGATAAAAAGGTAATCGACGTGGAAAAAGTAAAGCAACTATCCGTTCTAGAAAGATCAACTATAAGGAAAATGGCAAACAAGCTTGAAGTTAGTAAAAGCTTGGTTGGTGTTTGGATAAAGGAGAAAAAGATTAGAGCACATACCAATGCAATTAAACCTCTTCTAACACAGCAAAATAGATTAAGTAGGCTCACTTGGAGCCTTAGTCAATTAAGTGCAATTAGTGCAAATGGAAGAATCAAATTTCAGCCTATGTATAACACAATACACATAGATGAAAAATGGTTTTATTTAACCAAAACATCGGATAGATACTACCTGCTGCCAGATGAGATAGAGCCTTATAGAGCATGCAAATCTAAGAGATTTATTGAGAAAATCATGTTCATTTGTGTTGTTTCAAGGCCACAATATGACAATGAAGGTAAAATGATTTTTGATGGTAAGTTTGGGATATTCCCATTCACTACGGTGGTGCCGGCAGTTAGGAACAACAAAAACAGAATGAGAGGCACGATTAAGACCGTTTCCGGCACCACAGTGTCCGGCTCCAAAGCCCAAGACGGAAAGGACAAAGCTTCAAAGTGGGTCGCCGTCAAAACGTCTGAAAACGTCGGAGAAGACTCTGTCATTGGCGCCGTATCACCGAAAACCAAAGGGGGGAACAACAAATCGGGTGATTCTTCGGTAGAATCACCGGTGGTTCCGAGATCCATCGGAGATGGTAACAGATCCGGTGATTCTTCGGTAGAATCACCGGCTGAACAGAGAGAAGTGAGAATTTGTTCTTGA
- the LOC131018098 gene encoding putative late blight resistance protein homolog R1B-16 — MGGIGKTTLAKTVYSKPIIEHRFDFRGWATISQQYNTREILCELVSQATKKSKDQLSEKSEDELGLELYQHLSGRRFLIVMDDMWSIDAWDRIQRFFPRNENYSRILVTTRLLHLSSQLNNNYSHQMEFLDEARSWELFSKIVFGVGSCPHELEKIGKKIVENCRGLPLSIVVVGGILRNREHTLGVWESIRKNLASEVNLENDNHCMKLLKMSYNHLPVYLKPCFLYMGVFEEDDSVRVSTIVKLWVSEGFLKPMNGKSLETIAVEFLKDLVDRNLILVDKVGSTGNIKFVKIHDLLRDLCLNQSKKDGFYHVIGNSSPRGISSQRRVVIPRNTPKKKVLVDLQSMRSARSIISEYDEVPHIKNSGLLRTLHAYRYFEYNSYVILNLRHLAVEVGSMSLIFTSFTLFWNLHILIVSCEEDFTASAEIWRMPQLRHIEMTERSFYLPEPSSDDVVVMENLLVLKRIANFKCSEEVVKRIPNIKKLGIKYFGSGGIEHDDYYCLNNIKRLCKLESLHVYCWFDFRASLYVLTFPQSLKKLTLNMKDGFEWEKMLEKIGALPFLEKFELCAGCFGTGKWEMVEGQFPSLKYLGLHLCPGLEHWTAESNSIFPRLEKLHLVYMLELKEIPIQIGDIPTLQKIWMTNCGESAMMCAKEIVEEQVELQGEDLSFHVRVWLPYENEAVQSLAGPNFEEFLEAYTSSVSDEADPFEMRIADVAYAAEEAIESHIVAKIQLRRSRETICSHFRSCFRAEEEMN; from the exons ATGGGCGGGAtaggtaagaccactcttgccaAAACTGTTTATTCGAAGCCAATCATTGAGCATCGTTTTGATTTTCGTGGATGGGCTACTATTTCTCAACAATACAACACAAGGGAAATTCTTTGTGAACTTGTTTCTCAAGCCACTAAAAAAAGCAAGGACCAACTTAGTGAAAAGAGTGAAGATGAACTAGGATTAGAGCTCTACCAGCATTTGTCAGGTAGAAGGTTTCTAATTGtgatggatgatatgtggagtatcGATGCATGGGATAGGATACAACGTTTCTTTCCCAGAAATGAGAATTATAGTCGGATATTAGTGACGACTAGGCTTTTACACTTGAGTTCCCAATTGAACAACAATTATAGCCATCAAATGGAATTTTTAGATGAGGCCAGAAGCTGGGAACTCTTCTCAAAAATTGTGTTTGGGGTTGGAAGTTGCCCTCATGAGTTAGAGAAAATTGGAAAGAAAATAGTAGAGAATTGCAGAGGACTTCCTTTATCAATTGTTGTAGTGGGGGGTATTTTGAGAAATAGGGAACACACTCTAGGAGTTTGGGAATCAATTAGGAAGAACTTAGCTTCAGAAGTGAATTTGGAGAATGATAACCATTGCATGAAACTGTTGAAAATGAGCTATAATCATTTGCCAGTTTATTTAAAGCCTTGTTTTTTGTATATGGGAGTGTTTGAGGAAGATGATTCGGTTAGAGTCTCAACAATCGTGAAGCTATGGGTTTCTGAAGGATTTTTAAAACCCATGAATGGAAAAAGTTTGGAAACTATTGCCGTAGAGTTCTTAAAGGACTTGGTTGATAGAAATCTCATTCTAGTTGATAAAGTGGGGTCTAcaggaaacataaaatttgtcaaaattcatgatttgttgAGGGATTTATGCTTGAACCAGAGCAAGAAAGATGGGTTCTATCATGTCATAGGGAATTCTAGTCCTCGAGGCATAAGTAGCCAACGCCGCGttgttatacccaggaacacgCCAAAAAAGAAAGTCCTGGTCGACTTGCAGTCTATGCGAAGTGCTCGTTCCATTATCAGTGAATATGACGAAGTCCCGCATATTAAGAATTCCGGGTTGCTTAGAACATTACATGCATACCgatattttgaatataatagCTACGTTATTTTAAATTTGCGCCACCTTGCTGTTGAAGTTGGTAGCATGTCCTTGATCTTTACCTCATTTACTCTCTTCTGGAATCTGCACATATTGATTGTTTCTTGTGAAGAAGATTTCACTGCTTCTGCTGAGATTTGGAGAATGCCACAACTTAGGCATATTGAAATGACTGAAAGAAGTTTTTATCTTCCAGAACCTTCGAGTGATGATGTCGTCGTCATGGAGAATCTACTGGTGCTTAAGAGAATAGCAAATTTCAAGTGCAGTGAAGAGGTAGTTAAGAGAATTCCCAATATCAAAAAATTGGGGATAAAGTATTTTGGGAGCGGGGGAATCGAGCATGATGATTATTATTGTCTAAACAATATCAAACGTCTGTGTAAATTGGAATCACTCCACGTATATTGTTGGTTTGATTTTAGAGCTTCTCTGTATGTGCTCACATTCCCCCaaagcctcaagaagttgactCTTAACATGAAAGATGGCTTTGAATGGgaaaaaatgttggaaaagataGGTGCATTGCCCTTTCTCGAGAAGTTTGAGTTGTGCGCGGGTTGCTTTGGAACAGGCAAGTGGGAAATGGTCGAAGGCCAGTTCCCTTCCCTCAAATACTTGGGATTGCATTTGTGTCCCGGTTTGGAGCATTGGACTGCGGAATCGAACTCCATCTTTCCACGCCTTGAGAAGCTTCATCTTGTTTATATGCTAGAGTTAAAGGAGAtcccgattcaaattggagacataCCGACGCTGCAAAAGATATGGATGACCAATTGTGGCGAATCCGCTATGATGTGCGCAAAGGAGATCGTAGAGGAACAAGTGGAATTACAAGGGGAAGATCTTTCATTTCATGTTCGAGTTTGGCTTCCGTATGAGAACGAAGCAGTGCAGAGCTTGGCAGGCCCCAACTTCGAA GAGTTTCTCGAAGCTTACACCTCCTCTGTTTCCGACGAAGCAGATCCCTTTGAGATGCGTATTGCAGATGTAGCTTATGCAGCTGAAGAAGCCATCGAATCTCATATCGTGGCCAAGATTCAGCTGAGAAGATCCAGAGAAACCATTTGCAGCCACTTCCGCAGCTGCTTTCGAGCTGAGGAAGAGATGAACTAG
- the LOC131018100 gene encoding putative late blight resistance protein homolog R1A-10 encodes MAAYAALQFLEAYISPVSDEADPLEMRIADAAYAAEDAIESHIVAKIQLSRSRETIRGRFLSCFRAEEEMNLFQYVQNVIQEMDQIKTLAKQSNTEKVALHDKPRSFISASSSTEKNSSGMVVWSEGVVNGILERLVSDQRQRQVIPITGMGGIGKTTLAKTVYSKKIIEQRFDVCAWTTISQQYNTREILCELVSQATKKTKEQLSEKSEDEQGLELHQYLPGRRFLIVMDDMWSIKAWDGIQRFFPENENYSRILVTTRLSHLSSQLNNNYSLQMEFLDEVRSWELFSKTVFGFGSCPHELEKIGKKIVENCRGLPLSIVVVAGILRNREHTLGVWESIRKNLASEVNLENDKNCIKLLKMSYNHLPVYLKPCFLYMGVFEEDDSVRVST; translated from the exons ATGGCGGCCTACGCAGCCTTG CAGTTTCTCGAAGCTTATATCTCCCCTGTTTCCGACGAAGCAGATCCATTGGAGATGCGTATTGCAGATGCAGCTTATGCAGCTGAAGACGCCATCGAATCTCATATCGTGGCCAAGATTCAGCTGAGCAGATCCAGAGAAACCATTCGCGGCCGATTCCTCAGCTGCTTTCGAGCTGAGGAAGAGATGAACTTGTTTCAATATGTGCAAAATGTGATACAAGAAATGGATCAGATCAAGACTTTGGCGAAGCAGAGCAATACAGAGAAGGTGGCGCTCCATGATAAGCCGCGTAGCTTCATCTCTGCTTCTTCTTCCACTGAGAAGAACAGTAGTGGCATGGTGGTGTGGTCCGAGGGTGTCGTGAATGGAATCTTGGAAAGGCTCGTTTCGGACCAACGCCAGCGCCAAGTCATCCCGATCACAGGAATGGGCGGGAtaggtaagaccactcttgccaAAACTGTTTATTCGAAAAAAATTATTGAGCAGCGTTTTGATGTTTGTGCTTGGACTACTATTTCTCAACAATACAACACAAGGGAAATTCTTTGTGAACTTGTTTCTCAAGCCACTAAAAAAACAAAGGAACAACTGAGTGAAAAGAGTGAAGATGAACAAGGATTAGAGCTCCACCAGTATTTGCCAGGTAGAAGGTTTCTAATTGtgatggatgatatgtggagtatcAAAGCATGGGATGGGATACAACGTTTCTTTCCCGAAAATGAGAATTATAGTCGGATATTAGTGACGACTAGGCTTTCCCACTTGAGTTCCCAGTTGAACAACAACTATAGCCTTCAAATGGAATTTTTAGATGAGGTTAGAAGCTGGGAACTTTTCTCAAAAACTGTGTTTGGGTTTGGAAGTTGCCCTCATGAGTTAGAGAAAATTGGAAAGAAAATAGTAGAGAATTGCAGAGGACTTCCTTTATCAATTGTTGTAGTGGCGGGTATTTTGAGAAATAGGGAACACACTCTAGGAGTTTGGGAATCAATTAGGAAGAACTTAGCTTCAGAAGTGAATTTGGAGAATGATAAGAATTGCATTAAACTGTTGAAAATGAGCTATAATCATTTGCCAGTTTATTTAAAGCCATGTTTTTTGTATATGGGAGTGTTTGAGGAGGATGATTCGGTTAGAGTCTCAACGTGA